Proteins from a genomic interval of Spiroplasma diminutum CUAS-1:
- a CDS encoding alpha-ketoacid dehydrogenase subunit beta yields MKVLNNVKAVSEALEVAMEKWDDVVVYGEDAGYEGGVFRATEGLQAKFGERRCFDAPISEAVFAGVALGMAINKMKPVVELQFEGLGWPSLQNILGHMGRMRNRTRGKYPTPVVIRMPMGGGIRALELHSEAMEAMYAHTPGIKVVCPSTPYDTKGLILAAIESPDPVIVFEPTKLYRAFKQEVPEGFYTVEIGKAFKIQEGNDLTVVTYGAQTVDCQKAIDEFEANNPDVTIELIDLRSIQPWDRDMIFESVKKTGRLLVVHEAIRSFSVSSEIIASVNEECFEYLKAPSMRCTGYDIVIPFDSGEAYHQPHPKKILVKMEEILNYKF; encoded by the coding sequence ATGAAAGTATTAAATAATGTTAAAGCAGTTTCAGAAGCACTTGAAGTTGCAATGGAAAAATGAGATGACGTAGTAGTTTATGGAGAAGATGCTGGTTACGAAGGTGGAGTATTTAGAGCAACTGAAGGGTTACAAGCAAAATTTGGAGAAAGAAGATGTTTTGATGCTCCAATTTCAGAAGCTGTATTTGCCGGGGTAGCTTTAGGTATGGCTATAAATAAAATGAAACCAGTTGTTGAATTACAATTTGAAGGTCTGGGATGACCATCATTACAAAATATTTTAGGACATATGGGTAGAATGAGAAATAGAACAAGAGGGAAATATCCAACTCCTGTTGTTATTAGAATGCCTATGGGTGGAGGAATTAGAGCTCTTGAATTGCACTCTGAGGCAATGGAAGCAATGTATGCACATACTCCAGGAATAAAAGTAGTTTGTCCTTCAACTCCTTATGATACAAAAGGTTTAATATTAGCAGCAATTGAATCACCAGATCCAGTTATTGTTTTTGAACCAACAAAATTATATAGAGCTTTCAAACAAGAAGTTCCAGAAGGATTCTATACTGTAGAAATTGGAAAGGCTTTCAAAATTCAAGAAGGAAATGACTTAACAGTTGTTACTTATGGTGCACAAACAGTTGATTGTCAAAAAGCTATCGATGAATTTGAAGCAAATAATCCAGATGTTACAATTGAATTAATTGACTTACGTTCAATTCAACCATGAGATAGAGATATGATTTTTGAATCTGTTAAAAAAACTGGAAGATTATTAGTAGTTCATGAAGCTATTAGATCATTTTCAGTTTCATCAGAAATTATTGCATCAGTAAATGAAGAATGTTTTGAATATCTAAAAGCACCTTCAATGAGATGTACAGGTTATGACATTGTTATACCATTTGATTCTGGTGAAGCTTATCACCAACCTCATCCAAAAAAAATACTTGTTAAAATGGAAGAAATTTTAAATTACAAATTTTAA
- the lpdA gene encoding dihydrolipoyl dehydrogenase, translating into MFKVKFADIGEGLTEGTVTEVLVKIGDEVKMGDALFNVETDKVTSDIYAPVDGKIAKILISANQEINVGDVVIEIDDGKGDAPQEEKTEIKAEEPAEENASVVGATPVSNALLSRGRTREVPPKKSAAETIMNAVNNVNMPGLVPGKGGDLKPAPKFIAKDPENHFEVIVIGAGVGGYVSAIKCAQLGLKTMIAEKGNYGGVCLNIGCIPTKTLLKSAYLYEQITKRADKYGIQVDVTGVKADWKAIQARKDDVVGKLTTGVKGLLKKNKVTSVEGFAKAIDKNTVEVNGKQYTCDNLIIATGSVPNHFNLPGAKEAIESGWLIDSTGALSLPKIPKELVIIGGGVIGIEFACVYKRLGTKVTVLQFLPTILEMLDSDVSKEMTKELISRGNLEIIYGVSTKSFGKNEVIYEKDGKEYKIKADYCLQSVGRKVVTEGFENINLEMNERGHINVNEYCETNIDGVYSIGDVTGKMMLAHVASHQGIIAANRIAKRLGNDHAEDMTMNFDRVPSCIYTYPEVAAVGKTEDELKKAGTEYKVYKFPFAAIGKALADGNTGGFVKLICEPKYKQVLGCHIISNTATDMISEITTVMESEATISEIARAIHPHPSLSEAIGEAAEALESGKPINF; encoded by the coding sequence ATGTTTAAAGTAAAATTCGCAGATATTGGAGAAGGTTTAACAGAAGGTACAGTTACTGAAGTTTTAGTTAAAATCGGTGATGAAGTTAAAATGGGTGATGCTCTTTTTAATGTTGAAACTGATAAAGTTACTTCAGATATTTATGCACCAGTTGATGGAAAAATTGCAAAAATTTTAATCTCAGCAAATCAAGAAATTAATGTTGGTGATGTTGTTATAGAAATTGATGATGGAAAAGGTGATGCACCTCAGGAAGAAAAAACTGAGATTAAAGCTGAAGAACCTGCTGAGGAAAATGCCTCAGTTGTTGGAGCAACACCAGTTTCAAATGCTTTACTTTCAAGAGGTAGAACTAGAGAAGTTCCACCTAAAAAATCAGCAGCTGAAACAATAATGAATGCTGTAAATAATGTAAATATGCCAGGACTTGTTCCAGGTAAAGGCGGAGATTTAAAACCAGCACCTAAATTTATAGCAAAAGATCCAGAAAATCATTTTGAAGTAATTGTAATTGGAGCCGGAGTTGGGGGATATGTATCTGCTATTAAATGTGCGCAATTAGGATTAAAAACTATGATAGCAGAAAAAGGTAATTATGGAGGAGTTTGTCTAAATATCGGATGTATTCCTACAAAAACTTTACTTAAATCAGCTTATCTATATGAGCAAATTACAAAGCGTGCTGATAAATATGGTATTCAAGTTGATGTAACTGGAGTTAAAGCTGATTGAAAAGCAATTCAAGCCAGAAAAGATGATGTTGTTGGAAAATTAACAACTGGAGTTAAAGGATTATTGAAAAAAAACAAAGTTACTTCAGTTGAAGGTTTTGCTAAAGCAATTGATAAGAACACAGTTGAAGTTAATGGAAAACAATATACATGTGACAATTTAATTATTGCAACAGGAAGTGTTCCAAATCATTTCAATTTACCAGGAGCTAAGGAAGCTATTGAATCTGGATGATTAATCGATTCAACAGGTGCCTTATCATTACCAAAAATACCTAAGGAATTAGTAATTATTGGTGGAGGAGTTATTGGTATTGAATTTGCTTGTGTTTATAAGAGACTTGGTACAAAAGTAACAGTATTACAATTCTTACCAACTATTTTAGAAATGCTAGATAGTGATGTTTCAAAAGAAATGACAAAAGAATTAATTTCTAGAGGAAACTTAGAAATAATTTATGGTGTAAGTACAAAATCATTTGGTAAAAATGAAGTTATATATGAAAAAGATGGTAAAGAATACAAAATTAAAGCAGATTATTGTTTACAATCTGTTGGACGTAAAGTTGTAACAGAAGGATTTGAAAACATTAATTTAGAAATGAACGAACGTGGACATATTAACGTTAACGAATACTGTGAAACTAATATTGATGGAGTTTACTCAATTGGTGATGTTACAGGAAAAATGATGTTAGCCCATGTTGCTTCCCATCAAGGAATTATTGCTGCAAATAGAATAGCAAAAAGATTGGGAAATGATCATGCTGAAGATATGACTATGAACTTTGATAGAGTTCCAAGTTGTATATATACATATCCAGAAGTTGCAGCTGTTGGTAAAACAGAAGATGAACTTAAAAAAGCTGGAACTGAATATAAAGTATATAAATTCCCATTTGCTGCAATTGGTAAAGCATTAGCTGATGGGAATACTGGAGGATTTGTAAAATTAATTTGTGAACCAAAATACAAACAGGTATTAGGTTGTCATATTATTTCAAATACTGCAACTGATATGATTTCAGAAATAACAACAGTTATGGAATCAGAAGCTACAATTTCAGAGATTGCCAGAGCAATTCACCCGCACCCTTCATTAAGTGAAGCTATTGGTGAAGCTGCAGAAGCATTAGAATCTGGAAAACCAATTAACTTTTAA
- the guaA gene encoding glutamine-hydrolyzing GMP synthase: protein MSNTQILILDFGSQYTQLLARRVRNLNVYAEVIPFDKTKADLEKYINLKAIILSGGPNSVYLSEAYTIDKELFNLNVPILGVCYGMQLITEMFGGKVELADSQEFGKASLFLDDTSSLLFKNISDGTQVWMSHADHLTQLPQGFKQIAHSDSSVAAIENSEKQIYGIQFHAEVTHSEQGTQMLENFLFDISKCQKDWEMSEFISSKIETIKKTVGDEQVILGLSGGVDSSVAAALISKAIGKQLTCILVDTGLLRKDEAKKVMDLYNKEFDMNIKLVDVSQDFYNVLEGLTDPEDKRKAIGKKFIEVFTEQAREMKGAKFLAQGTIYPDVIESSSNGHVSKTIKSHHNVGGLPDDLKFELLEPLRDLFKDEVRAVGRELGIPDLMIDRHPFPGPGLGVRVIGEVTKDKCDILREADDIFISNLIEANLYNEVSQAFVTLLPVKTVGVMGDNRTYDYVVALRSVNTIDFMTATSTHLPWEFLDKVVNEIINRVDGVNRVVYDITSKPPGTIEWE, encoded by the coding sequence ATGTCAAATACACAAATACTTATTTTAGATTTTGGAAGTCAATATACTCAATTATTAGCAAGAAGAGTTAGAAACTTAAATGTTTATGCTGAAGTTATACCTTTTGATAAAACAAAAGCTGATTTAGAAAAATATATAAATTTAAAAGCAATTATATTATCTGGAGGACCAAATAGTGTTTATCTAAGTGAAGCATACACAATTGATAAAGAATTATTCAATTTAAATGTTCCAATACTTGGAGTATGTTATGGAATGCAATTGATAACTGAAATGTTTGGTGGAAAAGTTGAATTAGCAGATTCACAAGAATTTGGTAAAGCAAGTCTATTTTTAGATGATACTTCTAGCTTATTATTTAAAAATATTAGTGATGGAACACAAGTATGAATGAGTCATGCAGATCACTTAACACAATTACCACAAGGATTTAAGCAAATTGCTCACTCTGATTCATCAGTTGCAGCAATTGAGAATAGTGAAAAGCAAATATATGGTATACAATTTCATGCCGAAGTTACTCATTCAGAACAAGGAACTCAAATGCTAGAAAATTTCTTATTTGACATTTCAAAATGTCAAAAAGATTGAGAAATGAGTGAATTCATTAGCAGCAAGATTGAAACTATTAAAAAAACTGTTGGTGATGAACAAGTTATCTTAGGTTTATCTGGGGGAGTTGATTCATCAGTTGCAGCAGCTTTAATATCAAAAGCAATTGGAAAACAGTTAACTTGTATACTTGTTGATACTGGACTTTTAAGAAAAGATGAAGCAAAGAAAGTTATGGATTTATACAATAAAGAATTTGATATGAATATTAAACTTGTTGATGTAAGTCAGGATTTTTATAATGTTCTTGAAGGTTTAACAGATCCAGAAGATAAAAGAAAAGCAATTGGAAAAAAATTTATTGAGGTCTTTACAGAACAAGCAAGAGAAATGAAAGGGGCTAAATTTTTAGCTCAAGGAACAATATATCCTGATGTAATTGAATCTTCAAGTAATGGACATGTTTCAAAAACTATTAAATCTCACCACAATGTTGGTGGATTACCTGATGACTTAAAATTTGAACTTCTAGAACCTTTAAGAGATTTATTTAAAGATGAAGTAAGAGCAGTTGGAAGGGAATTAGGAATACCTGATTTAATGATAGATCGTCATCCATTCCCTGGACCTGGTCTTGGAGTTAGAGTAATTGGTGAAGTTACAAAAGATAAATGTGATATTTTAAGAGAAGCAGACGATATCTTTATTTCTAATTTGATTGAAGCAAATTTATATAATGAAGTTTCACAAGCTTTTGTTACATTATTGCCCGTCAAAACTGTTGGAGTAATGGGAGACAATAGAACTTATGATTATGTTGTTGCTTTAAGAAGTGTCAATACAATTGACTTTATGACAGCAACAAGTACTCATTTACCTTGAGAATTTTTAGATAAAGTTGTAAATGAAATTATTAATAGAGTTGATGGAGTAAATAGAGTAGTATATGATATTACCTCAAAACCTCCTGGAACAATAGAATGAGAATAG
- a CDS encoding dihydrolipoamide acetyltransferase family protein → MFKVKFADIGEGLTEGTVTEVLVKMGDEVKMGDALFNVETDKVTSDIYAPVDGKIAKILISANQEINVGDVVIEIDDGKGDSVEEPKAETKVEPVEENASVVGATPVSNEVISRIAREVAPNQSLSNQPSIIDNSNVDVKASPLARKVAAVMGVDLSKVSPSGPNGRILVADVESFSANPQVASTPTAPQMVAQKGPAIDYSNPLISVPEINEPLTFESKPWNPIRKATVKAMATAHEKVAGFTGLRNLDITELVNIRKQLKGHADSLRVKLTYLAFIIKASANALRDMPNLNVRIDEENKATKFAQQINIGMACDTPDGLMVPVIKGADKLSVLQIAVKINDLAIKARSKKLASSEMSGATFTVTNFGAVGLDYATPIVNFPESAILGVGTITRAPGVINDEIEVRDYMPFSITADHKVIDGADAGRFLTRIAYYLQNPATLLV, encoded by the coding sequence ATGTTTAAAGTAAAATTCGCAGATATTGGAGAAGGTTTAACAGAAGGTACAGTTACTGAAGTTTTAGTTAAAATGGGTGATGAAGTTAAAATGGGTGATGCTCTTTTTAATGTTGAAACTGATAAAGTTACTTCAGATATTTATGCACCAGTTGATGGAAAGATTGCAAAGATTTTAATCTCAGCAAATCAAGAAATTAATGTTGGTGATGTTGTTATAGAAATTGATGATGGAAAAGGTGATTCTGTTGAAGAGCCAAAAGCTGAAACTAAAGTTGAACCTGTTGAGGAAAATGCTTCAGTTGTTGGAGCAACACCAGTTTCAAATGAAGTTATATCAAGAATAGCAAGAGAAGTTGCACCAAACCAATCACTATCAAATCAACCAAGCATTATTGATAATAGCAATGTTGATGTAAAAGCATCACCTTTAGCAAGAAAAGTTGCTGCAGTAATGGGAGTTGATCTTTCAAAAGTTAGTCCATCAGGACCAAATGGAAGAATTTTAGTAGCAGACGTTGAGTCATTCTCAGCAAATCCACAAGTTGCTTCAACACCAACTGCACCTCAAATGGTTGCTCAAAAGGGACCAGCAATTGATTACTCAAATCCATTAATTTCAGTTCCTGAAATTAATGAACCTTTAACATTTGAATCAAAACCATGAAATCCAATTAGAAAAGCAACTGTTAAAGCTATGGCAACCGCTCATGAAAAAGTTGCTGGATTTACTGGATTAAGAAATTTAGATATTACTGAATTAGTAAATATTAGAAAACAACTTAAAGGTCATGCAGATTCATTAAGAGTTAAATTAACTTACTTAGCATTTATTATTAAAGCTAGTGCAAATGCTTTGAGAGATATGCCAAATTTAAATGTAAGAATTGATGAAGAAAATAAAGCAACAAAATTTGCACAACAAATTAATATTGGTATGGCATGTGATACACCAGATGGTTTAATGGTACCTGTAATAAAAGGTGCAGATAAATTAAGTGTTTTACAAATTGCTGTAAAAATAAATGACCTTGCAATAAAAGCAAGAAGTAAAAAATTAGCATCCTCAGAAATGAGTGGAGCTACTTTCACAGTTACTAACTTTGGAGCAGTTGGTTTAGATTATGCAACACCAATTGTAAACTTTCCTGAATCAGCAATCTTAGGAGTTGGAACAATTACAAGAGCTCCTGGGGTTATTAATGATGAAATTGAAGTTAGAGATTATATGCCATTCTCAATAACTGCAGATCATAAAGTAATTGATGGAGCAGATGCAGGAAGATTTTTAACAAGAATAGCTTACTATTTACAAAATCCTGCAACTCTATTAGTTTAG